From Choloepus didactylus isolate mChoDid1 chromosome 19, mChoDid1.pri, whole genome shotgun sequence, one genomic window encodes:
- the VPS16 gene encoding vacuolar protein sorting-associated protein 16 homolog isoform X1 — protein sequence MAVATASTRDPAGRKRKCRPGAWRTLSAAQLMPVPAMDCYTANWNPLGDFAFYRKYELYSMDWDLKEELRDCLVAAAPYGGPIALLRHPWRKEKAASVRPVLEIYSASGMPLGSLLWKSGPVVSLGWSAEEELLCVQEDGAVLVYGLHGDFRRHFSMGNEVLQNRVLDARVFHNEFGSGVAILTGAHRFTLSANVGDLKLRRMPEVPGLQSVPSCWTMLCQDRVAHVLLAVGPDLYLLDHASCSAVTPPGLAPGVGSFLQMAVSFTYRHLALFTDTGHIWMGTASLKEKLCEFNCNIRAPPKQMVWCSRPRSKEKAVVVAWERRLMVVGDAPESIQFVLDEDSYLVPELDGVRIFSRSTHEFLHEVPVASEEIFKIASMAPGALLLEAQKEYEKESQKADEYLREIQELDQLPQAVQQCIEAAGHEHRPDMQKSLLRAASFGKCFLERFPPHSFVRMCQDLRVLNAVRDYHIGIPLTYSQYKQLTIQVLLDRLVLRRLYPLAIQICEYLRLPEVQGVSRILAHWACYKVQQKDVSDEDVARAINQKLGDTPGVSYSDIAARAYGCGRTELAIKLLEYEPRSGEQVPLLLKMKRSKLALSKAIESGDTDLVFTVLLHLKNELNRGDFFMTLRNQPMALSLYRQFCKHQELETLKDLYNQDDNHQELGSFHIRASYAAEERIEGRVAALQTAADAFYKARNEFAAKATEEQMRLLRLQRRLEDELGGHFLDMSLHDTVTTLILGGHNKRAEQLARDFRIPDKRLWWLKLTALADMEDWEELEKFSKSKKSPIGYLPFVEICMKQHNKYEAKKYASRVGPEQKVKALLLVGDVSQAADVAIEHRNEAELSLVLSHCTGATDGATADKIQRARAQAQKK from the exons ATGGCGGTAGCCACGGCTTCGACACGTGACCCAGCCGGGCGGAAGCGGAAGTGCCGGCCTGGAGCCTGGCGTACTCTGAGCGCTGCCCAGCTGATGCCTGTTCCAGCCATGGACTGCTACACGGCGAACTGGAACCCGCTCGGGGACTTCGCCTTCTACCG gaaatatgAGCTGTACAGCATGGACTGGGACCTGAAGGAGGAGCTCAGGGACTGCCTGGTGGCCGCCGCGCCTTATGGGGGTCCCATTG CACTGCTGAGGCACCCCTGGCGGAAGGAGAAGGCTGCCAGTGTGCGGCCGGTGCTGGAGATCTACTCTGCTTCTGGCATGCCTCTGGGCAGCTTGCTG TGGAAGAGCGGGCCCGTGGTGTCCCTGGGCTGGTCGGCCGAGGAGGAGCTGCTCTGCGTGCAGGAAGATGGTGCAGTCCTGGTTTACGGGCTTCATGGTGACTTCCGGAGACACTTCAGCATGGGCAAT GAGGTGCTGCAGAACCGGGTTCTGGATGCCCGGGTCTTCCACAATGAGTTTGGTTCTGGGGTGGCCATCCTCACGGGGGCCCATCGCTTCACCCTCAGTGCCAATGTTGGCGACCTCAAACTCCGCCGAATGCCTGAGGTCCCAG GTCTGCAGAGTGTGCCCTCGTGCTGGACCATGCTGTGCCAGGACCGGGTGGCACACGTTCTTCTGGCTGTGGGACCTGATCTTTATCTCCTGGACCATGCATCCTGCTCTGCAGTG ACGCCCCCTGGCCTGGCCCCAGGAGTGGGCAGCTTCCTGCAGATGGCTGTCTCCTTCACCTACCGTCACCTGGCACTCTTTACTGACACAGGCCACATCTGGATGGGGACGGCATCACTCAAG GAGAAGCTGTGTGAGTTCAACTGCAACATCCGGGCCCCCCCAAAGCAGATGGTCTG GTGTAGCCGTCCTCGTAGCAAAGAGAAGGCCGTCGTGGTGGCCTGGGAGAGGCGGCTGATGGTGGTGGGTGATGCACCTGAGAGCATCCA GTTTGTGCTGGATGAAGACTCATACCTGGTTCCTGAGCTTGATGGGGTCCGCATCTTCTCTCGCAGCACCCATGAGTTCCTGCATGAGGTTCCAG TGGCCAGTGAGGAGATCTTCAAAATTGCCTCGATGGCCCCTGGAGCACTGCTGTTGGAGGCCCAGAAGGAGTATGAG AAAGAAAGCCAGAAAGCCGACGAATACCTGCGGGAGATCCAGGAACTGGATCAGCTGCCCCAGGCTGTGCAGCAGTGCATCGAGGCTGCAGGACATGAGCACCGGCCAGACATGCAGAAGAGCTTGCTCAGG GCGGCCTCCTTCGGAAAGTGTTTCCTCGAAAGATTTCCGCCCCACAGCTTTGTGCGCATGTGTCAGGACCTGCGTGTGCTCAATGCCGTTCGGGACTATCACATTGGGATCCCCCTCACCTATAGCCA ATACAAGCAGCTCACTATCCAGGTGCTGTTGGACAG GCTTGTGTTGCGGAGGCTTTACCCCCTGGCCATCCAGATATGTGAGTACCTGCGCCTTCCTGAAGTGCAGGGCGTCAGCAGGATCCTGGCTCACTGGGCCTGCTACAAG GTGCAGCAGAAGGATGTGTCAGATGAAGATGTTGCTCGGGCCATCAACCAGAAGCTTGGGGACACGCCTGGCGTCTCCTATTCCGACATTGCAGCACGGGCCTATGGCTGTGGCCGCACAGAGCTGGCGATTAAG CTGCTGGAGTATGAGCCACGCTCTGGGGAGCAGGTGCCACTTCTCCTAAAGATGAAGAGGAGCAAACTGGCACTGAGCAAGGCCATCGAGAGTGGGGACACTGACTTGG TGTTCACAGTGTTGCTGCACCTGAAGAACGAGCTGAACCGAGGAGATTTCTTCATGACCCTTCGGAACCAGCCCATGGCCCTGAGTTTGTACCGACAG TTCTGTAAACACCAGGAATTAGAGACACTGAAGGATCTTTACAATCAGGATGACAATCACCAGGAGCTGGGCAGCTTCCACATCCGAGCCAGTTATGCTGCTGAGGAG CGTATTGAGGGGCGAGTAGCAGCTCTGCAGACAGCAGCTGACGCCTTCTACAAGGCCAGGAATGAGTTTGCAGCCAAG GCCACAGAAGAGCAGATGCGGCTCCTACGGCTGCAGCGGCGCCTAGAAGATGAGCtgggaggccacttcctagacatGTCTCTTCACGACACTGTCACCACCCTCATCCTCGGTGGCCACAACAAGCGCGCAGAGCAGCTGGCACGTGATTTCCGCATCCCCGACAAGAG GCTCTGGTGGCTGAAGCTGACAGCCCTGGCAGATATGGAAGACTGGGAGGAGCTGGAGAAGTTTTCTAAGAGCAAGAAGTCACCCATTGGCTACCTG CCCTTTGTGGAAATCTGCATGAAGCAACACAACAAATATGAGGCCAAGAAGTATGCTTCCCGCGTGGGTCCTGAGCAGAAGGTCAAGGCCTTGCTTCTTGTGGG GGATGTGTCTCAGGCTGCAGACGTGGCCATCGAACATCGGAACGAGGCTGAGCTGAGCCTTGTATTGTCCCACTGCACTGGAGCCACAGATGGGGCCACAGCTGACAAGATTCAACGGGCCAGGGCACAAGCCCAGAAGAAGTGA
- the VPS16 gene encoding vacuolar protein sorting-associated protein 16 homolog isoform X2, with protein MAVATASTRDPAGRKRKCRPGAWRTLSAAQLMPVPAMDCYTANWNPLGDFAFYRKYELYSMDWDLKEELRDCLVAAAPYGGPIALLRHPWRKEKAASVRPVLEIYSASGMPLGSLLWKSGPVVSLGWSAEEELLCVQEDGAVLVYGLHGDFRRHFSMGNEVLQNRVLDARVFHNEFGSGVAILTGAHRFTLSANVGDLKLRRMPEVPGLQSVPSCWTMLCQDRVAHVLLAVGPDLYLLDHASCSAVTPPGLAPGVGSFLQMAVSFTYRHLALFTDTGHIWMGTASLKEKLCEFNCNIRAPPKQMVWCSRPRSKEKAVVVAWERRLMVVGDAPESIQFVLDEDSYLVPELDGVRIFSRSTHEFLHEVPVASEEIFKIASMAPGALLLEAQKEYEKESQKADEYLREIQELDQLPQAVQQCIEAAGHEHRPDMQKSLLRAASFGKCFLERFPPHSFVRMCQDLRVLNAVRDYHIGIPLTYSQYKQLTIQVLLDRLVLRRLYPLAIQICEYLRLPEVQGVSRILAHWACYKVQQKDVSDEDVARAINQKLGDTPGVSYSDIAARAYGCGRTELAIKLLEYEPRSGEQVPLLLKMKRSKLALSKAIESGDTDLVLLHLKNELNRGDFFMTLRNQPMALSLYRQFCKHQELETLKDLYNQDDNHQELGSFHIRASYAAEERIEGRVAALQTAADAFYKARNEFAAKATEEQMRLLRLQRRLEDELGGHFLDMSLHDTVTTLILGGHNKRAEQLARDFRIPDKRLWWLKLTALADMEDWEELEKFSKSKKSPIGYLPFVEICMKQHNKYEAKKYASRVGPEQKVKALLLVGDVSQAADVAIEHRNEAELSLVLSHCTGATDGATADKIQRARAQAQKK; from the exons ATGGCGGTAGCCACGGCTTCGACACGTGACCCAGCCGGGCGGAAGCGGAAGTGCCGGCCTGGAGCCTGGCGTACTCTGAGCGCTGCCCAGCTGATGCCTGTTCCAGCCATGGACTGCTACACGGCGAACTGGAACCCGCTCGGGGACTTCGCCTTCTACCG gaaatatgAGCTGTACAGCATGGACTGGGACCTGAAGGAGGAGCTCAGGGACTGCCTGGTGGCCGCCGCGCCTTATGGGGGTCCCATTG CACTGCTGAGGCACCCCTGGCGGAAGGAGAAGGCTGCCAGTGTGCGGCCGGTGCTGGAGATCTACTCTGCTTCTGGCATGCCTCTGGGCAGCTTGCTG TGGAAGAGCGGGCCCGTGGTGTCCCTGGGCTGGTCGGCCGAGGAGGAGCTGCTCTGCGTGCAGGAAGATGGTGCAGTCCTGGTTTACGGGCTTCATGGTGACTTCCGGAGACACTTCAGCATGGGCAAT GAGGTGCTGCAGAACCGGGTTCTGGATGCCCGGGTCTTCCACAATGAGTTTGGTTCTGGGGTGGCCATCCTCACGGGGGCCCATCGCTTCACCCTCAGTGCCAATGTTGGCGACCTCAAACTCCGCCGAATGCCTGAGGTCCCAG GTCTGCAGAGTGTGCCCTCGTGCTGGACCATGCTGTGCCAGGACCGGGTGGCACACGTTCTTCTGGCTGTGGGACCTGATCTTTATCTCCTGGACCATGCATCCTGCTCTGCAGTG ACGCCCCCTGGCCTGGCCCCAGGAGTGGGCAGCTTCCTGCAGATGGCTGTCTCCTTCACCTACCGTCACCTGGCACTCTTTACTGACACAGGCCACATCTGGATGGGGACGGCATCACTCAAG GAGAAGCTGTGTGAGTTCAACTGCAACATCCGGGCCCCCCCAAAGCAGATGGTCTG GTGTAGCCGTCCTCGTAGCAAAGAGAAGGCCGTCGTGGTGGCCTGGGAGAGGCGGCTGATGGTGGTGGGTGATGCACCTGAGAGCATCCA GTTTGTGCTGGATGAAGACTCATACCTGGTTCCTGAGCTTGATGGGGTCCGCATCTTCTCTCGCAGCACCCATGAGTTCCTGCATGAGGTTCCAG TGGCCAGTGAGGAGATCTTCAAAATTGCCTCGATGGCCCCTGGAGCACTGCTGTTGGAGGCCCAGAAGGAGTATGAG AAAGAAAGCCAGAAAGCCGACGAATACCTGCGGGAGATCCAGGAACTGGATCAGCTGCCCCAGGCTGTGCAGCAGTGCATCGAGGCTGCAGGACATGAGCACCGGCCAGACATGCAGAAGAGCTTGCTCAGG GCGGCCTCCTTCGGAAAGTGTTTCCTCGAAAGATTTCCGCCCCACAGCTTTGTGCGCATGTGTCAGGACCTGCGTGTGCTCAATGCCGTTCGGGACTATCACATTGGGATCCCCCTCACCTATAGCCA ATACAAGCAGCTCACTATCCAGGTGCTGTTGGACAG GCTTGTGTTGCGGAGGCTTTACCCCCTGGCCATCCAGATATGTGAGTACCTGCGCCTTCCTGAAGTGCAGGGCGTCAGCAGGATCCTGGCTCACTGGGCCTGCTACAAG GTGCAGCAGAAGGATGTGTCAGATGAAGATGTTGCTCGGGCCATCAACCAGAAGCTTGGGGACACGCCTGGCGTCTCCTATTCCGACATTGCAGCACGGGCCTATGGCTGTGGCCGCACAGAGCTGGCGATTAAG CTGCTGGAGTATGAGCCACGCTCTGGGGAGCAGGTGCCACTTCTCCTAAAGATGAAGAGGAGCAAACTGGCACTGAGCAAGGCCATCGAGAGTGGGGACACTGACTTGG TGTTGCTGCACCTGAAGAACGAGCTGAACCGAGGAGATTTCTTCATGACCCTTCGGAACCAGCCCATGGCCCTGAGTTTGTACCGACAG TTCTGTAAACACCAGGAATTAGAGACACTGAAGGATCTTTACAATCAGGATGACAATCACCAGGAGCTGGGCAGCTTCCACATCCGAGCCAGTTATGCTGCTGAGGAG CGTATTGAGGGGCGAGTAGCAGCTCTGCAGACAGCAGCTGACGCCTTCTACAAGGCCAGGAATGAGTTTGCAGCCAAG GCCACAGAAGAGCAGATGCGGCTCCTACGGCTGCAGCGGCGCCTAGAAGATGAGCtgggaggccacttcctagacatGTCTCTTCACGACACTGTCACCACCCTCATCCTCGGTGGCCACAACAAGCGCGCAGAGCAGCTGGCACGTGATTTCCGCATCCCCGACAAGAG GCTCTGGTGGCTGAAGCTGACAGCCCTGGCAGATATGGAAGACTGGGAGGAGCTGGAGAAGTTTTCTAAGAGCAAGAAGTCACCCATTGGCTACCTG CCCTTTGTGGAAATCTGCATGAAGCAACACAACAAATATGAGGCCAAGAAGTATGCTTCCCGCGTGGGTCCTGAGCAGAAGGTCAAGGCCTTGCTTCTTGTGGG GGATGTGTCTCAGGCTGCAGACGTGGCCATCGAACATCGGAACGAGGCTGAGCTGAGCCTTGTATTGTCCCACTGCACTGGAGCCACAGATGGGGCCACAGCTGACAAGATTCAACGGGCCAGGGCACAAGCCCAGAAGAAGTGA
- the VPS16 gene encoding vacuolar protein sorting-associated protein 16 homolog isoform X3 → MPLGSLLWKSGPVVSLGWSAEEELLCVQEDGAVLVYGLHGDFRRHFSMGNEVLQNRVLDARVFHNEFGSGVAILTGAHRFTLSANVGDLKLRRMPEVPGLQSVPSCWTMLCQDRVAHVLLAVGPDLYLLDHASCSAVTPPGLAPGVGSFLQMAVSFTYRHLALFTDTGHIWMGTASLKEKLCEFNCNIRAPPKQMVWCSRPRSKEKAVVVAWERRLMVVGDAPESIQFVLDEDSYLVPELDGVRIFSRSTHEFLHEVPVASEEIFKIASMAPGALLLEAQKEYEKESQKADEYLREIQELDQLPQAVQQCIEAAGHEHRPDMQKSLLRAASFGKCFLERFPPHSFVRMCQDLRVLNAVRDYHIGIPLTYSQYKQLTIQVLLDRLVLRRLYPLAIQICEYLRLPEVQGVSRILAHWACYKVQQKDVSDEDVARAINQKLGDTPGVSYSDIAARAYGCGRTELAIKLLEYEPRSGEQVPLLLKMKRSKLALSKAIESGDTDLVFTVLLHLKNELNRGDFFMTLRNQPMALSLYRQFCKHQELETLKDLYNQDDNHQELGSFHIRASYAAEERIEGRVAALQTAADAFYKARNEFAAKATEEQMRLLRLQRRLEDELGGHFLDMSLHDTVTTLILGGHNKRAEQLARDFRIPDKRLWWLKLTALADMEDWEELEKFSKSKKSPIGYLPFVEICMKQHNKYEAKKYASRVGPEQKVKALLLVGDVSQAADVAIEHRNEAELSLVLSHCTGATDGATADKIQRARAQAQKK, encoded by the exons ATGCCTCTGGGCAGCTTGCTG TGGAAGAGCGGGCCCGTGGTGTCCCTGGGCTGGTCGGCCGAGGAGGAGCTGCTCTGCGTGCAGGAAGATGGTGCAGTCCTGGTTTACGGGCTTCATGGTGACTTCCGGAGACACTTCAGCATGGGCAAT GAGGTGCTGCAGAACCGGGTTCTGGATGCCCGGGTCTTCCACAATGAGTTTGGTTCTGGGGTGGCCATCCTCACGGGGGCCCATCGCTTCACCCTCAGTGCCAATGTTGGCGACCTCAAACTCCGCCGAATGCCTGAGGTCCCAG GTCTGCAGAGTGTGCCCTCGTGCTGGACCATGCTGTGCCAGGACCGGGTGGCACACGTTCTTCTGGCTGTGGGACCTGATCTTTATCTCCTGGACCATGCATCCTGCTCTGCAGTG ACGCCCCCTGGCCTGGCCCCAGGAGTGGGCAGCTTCCTGCAGATGGCTGTCTCCTTCACCTACCGTCACCTGGCACTCTTTACTGACACAGGCCACATCTGGATGGGGACGGCATCACTCAAG GAGAAGCTGTGTGAGTTCAACTGCAACATCCGGGCCCCCCCAAAGCAGATGGTCTG GTGTAGCCGTCCTCGTAGCAAAGAGAAGGCCGTCGTGGTGGCCTGGGAGAGGCGGCTGATGGTGGTGGGTGATGCACCTGAGAGCATCCA GTTTGTGCTGGATGAAGACTCATACCTGGTTCCTGAGCTTGATGGGGTCCGCATCTTCTCTCGCAGCACCCATGAGTTCCTGCATGAGGTTCCAG TGGCCAGTGAGGAGATCTTCAAAATTGCCTCGATGGCCCCTGGAGCACTGCTGTTGGAGGCCCAGAAGGAGTATGAG AAAGAAAGCCAGAAAGCCGACGAATACCTGCGGGAGATCCAGGAACTGGATCAGCTGCCCCAGGCTGTGCAGCAGTGCATCGAGGCTGCAGGACATGAGCACCGGCCAGACATGCAGAAGAGCTTGCTCAGG GCGGCCTCCTTCGGAAAGTGTTTCCTCGAAAGATTTCCGCCCCACAGCTTTGTGCGCATGTGTCAGGACCTGCGTGTGCTCAATGCCGTTCGGGACTATCACATTGGGATCCCCCTCACCTATAGCCA ATACAAGCAGCTCACTATCCAGGTGCTGTTGGACAG GCTTGTGTTGCGGAGGCTTTACCCCCTGGCCATCCAGATATGTGAGTACCTGCGCCTTCCTGAAGTGCAGGGCGTCAGCAGGATCCTGGCTCACTGGGCCTGCTACAAG GTGCAGCAGAAGGATGTGTCAGATGAAGATGTTGCTCGGGCCATCAACCAGAAGCTTGGGGACACGCCTGGCGTCTCCTATTCCGACATTGCAGCACGGGCCTATGGCTGTGGCCGCACAGAGCTGGCGATTAAG CTGCTGGAGTATGAGCCACGCTCTGGGGAGCAGGTGCCACTTCTCCTAAAGATGAAGAGGAGCAAACTGGCACTGAGCAAGGCCATCGAGAGTGGGGACACTGACTTGG TGTTCACAGTGTTGCTGCACCTGAAGAACGAGCTGAACCGAGGAGATTTCTTCATGACCCTTCGGAACCAGCCCATGGCCCTGAGTTTGTACCGACAG TTCTGTAAACACCAGGAATTAGAGACACTGAAGGATCTTTACAATCAGGATGACAATCACCAGGAGCTGGGCAGCTTCCACATCCGAGCCAGTTATGCTGCTGAGGAG CGTATTGAGGGGCGAGTAGCAGCTCTGCAGACAGCAGCTGACGCCTTCTACAAGGCCAGGAATGAGTTTGCAGCCAAG GCCACAGAAGAGCAGATGCGGCTCCTACGGCTGCAGCGGCGCCTAGAAGATGAGCtgggaggccacttcctagacatGTCTCTTCACGACACTGTCACCACCCTCATCCTCGGTGGCCACAACAAGCGCGCAGAGCAGCTGGCACGTGATTTCCGCATCCCCGACAAGAG GCTCTGGTGGCTGAAGCTGACAGCCCTGGCAGATATGGAAGACTGGGAGGAGCTGGAGAAGTTTTCTAAGAGCAAGAAGTCACCCATTGGCTACCTG CCCTTTGTGGAAATCTGCATGAAGCAACACAACAAATATGAGGCCAAGAAGTATGCTTCCCGCGTGGGTCCTGAGCAGAAGGTCAAGGCCTTGCTTCTTGTGGG GGATGTGTCTCAGGCTGCAGACGTGGCCATCGAACATCGGAACGAGGCTGAGCTGAGCCTTGTATTGTCCCACTGCACTGGAGCCACAGATGGGGCCACAGCTGACAAGATTCAACGGGCCAGGGCACAAGCCCAGAAGAAGTGA